The Nitrosopumilus cobalaminigenes genome contains a region encoding:
- a CDS encoding lipopolysaccharide biosynthesis protein, which translates to MSKWKKKIFDISSIGVADILSAGIAAIFWLYIAATIGPEDYGEITYLLSIAALASGLSLFGSNYTLMVYSAKKIELQSTLFLLTSIAGFVAAVSVFFFFADLGLSLIVLGYIILTLVISDLLGRKLYSTYSKYVILQKILMVIFGIGFYYIFEESGILLGISLSYFPLVIELIKRFKENKIDFKLLVEKKKFILNNFALNISGTAYSSIDKLIIAPLLGFAILGNYSLALQFFTLMSILPTVIQKYIVPQEATGNDNVKLKKIIILISVVIGVLGSTIGPLVISYIMPKFEIAEEIIRIVSWAIIPTTINSVFYYPKFWAKENNRHIVLSTTTTVLVQILGIITLGSMYGINGVAISFVVGISCGACYSFIAHRYLQGKN; encoded by the coding sequence ATGAGTAAATGGAAGAAGAAAATTTTTGATATATCATCAATTGGTGTTGCAGATATTTTATCTGCAGGTATAGCAGCAATTTTTTGGTTGTATATTGCAGCAACAATAGGCCCTGAAGATTATGGGGAAATTACTTATCTTTTATCCATAGCCGCATTAGCATCCGGACTTTCGTTATTTGGATCAAATTATACCCTTATGGTTTATTCTGCAAAAAAGATTGAACTTCAATCAACATTATTTTTATTGACATCGATTGCAGGATTTGTAGCAGCAGTTTCTGTATTTTTCTTTTTTGCCGATTTAGGATTGAGTCTAATTGTTTTAGGATATATTATTTTGACACTAGTAATATCTGATCTCCTTGGAAGAAAGCTTTACAGTACATATTCCAAATATGTTATTCTTCAAAAAATTTTAATGGTAATTTTTGGAATTGGGTTTTATTATATTTTTGAAGAATCAGGAATACTTTTAGGAATATCATTATCATATTTTCCTTTAGTAATAGAATTAATCAAGAGATTTAAAGAAAATAAAATAGATTTTAAATTATTAGTAGAAAAAAAGAAATTTATTTTAAATAATTTTGCATTAAATATTTCTGGAACTGCGTATTCATCAATAGACAAATTAATAATTGCACCCCTCTTAGGTTTTGCAATTTTAGGAAATTATTCATTAGCATTACAATTTTTTACTTTGATGAGTATTTTGCCCACTGTAATTCAAAAATATATTGTTCCTCAAGAAGCTACAGGAAATGATAATGTAAAGCTCAAAAAAATTATTATTTTAATTTCAGTTGTAATAGGAGTACTAGGATCAACAATTGGTCCATTAGTTATATCATATATTATGCCAAAATTTGAAATAGCCGAGGAAATAATTAGGATAGTCAGTTGGGCTATTATTCCAACAACAATAAACAGCGTATTTTATTATCCAAAATTTTGGGCTAAAGAAAATAACAGACACATTGTATTAAGTACAACTACTACTGTTTTAGTACAAATTCTTGGAATAATCACTTTAGGTTCAATGTATGGGATTAATGGTGTTGCAATATCTTTTGTAGTTGGAATAAGTTGTGGTGCATGTTATTCATTTATTGCACATAGATATTTACAGGGAAAAAATTAG
- a CDS encoding glycosyltransferase family 4 protein, with translation MKILIVSSYFGNVLGGALNFVKDLYFELESRNHLVTLMLDDRYKKLFSEQEFNIIWYSSKEITAYSPSLSFLKQLSRIDVDVIHLNGYMSFQTDFGSFIGFLRKIPLVITPHGSLLGYDYLYDSSKSKIPYHIHDILTMKLPTKFAKYVIATSKAEFDDCKKFGISKNKIKLIPLSFTLKNINISEKVSFNTKNILFVGRIVPLKNLDKLIKSIAILKKDFPNIKFTIVGDEIKGRLLGDVGYKKQLEILITKLNLDENINFVGWTTDNALWEYYSKSDLFLFGSTYENFGRPLLEAAFFRIPLVSTNVGVARDLIGDDQGGIILKNLDEQYVSDNIKELLTNEKKYQKASKHVKSSANNFSIKNVCDKYEKIFQEVIKN, from the coding sequence ATGAAAATTTTGATTGTATCGAGCTATTTTGGAAATGTTTTAGGTGGAGCACTAAATTTTGTTAAAGATTTGTATTTTGAATTAGAATCTAGGAATCATTTAGTGACTTTAATGTTGGATGATAGATACAAAAAATTATTTTCTGAACAAGAATTCAATATTATCTGGTATTCTTCCAAAGAGATTACTGCTTATTCCCCTTCTCTGTCATTCTTAAAACAACTTTCTAGAATAGATGTGGATGTAATTCATCTGAATGGATATATGTCATTTCAAACAGATTTTGGTTCATTTATTGGGTTTTTAAGAAAAATTCCTTTAGTAATTACTCCTCATGGTTCTCTTTTGGGATATGATTATTTGTACGATTCATCAAAATCTAAAATTCCTTACCATATACATGATATCTTAACTATGAAATTACCTACAAAATTTGCTAAATATGTAATTGCAACAAGTAAAGCTGAATTTGATGATTGTAAAAAATTTGGAATATCAAAAAATAAAATAAAACTAATACCTTTATCGTTCACTCTCAAAAATATTAACATCTCAGAAAAAGTATCTTTTAACACAAAAAATATTCTCTTCGTTGGTAGAATAGTACCATTAAAAAATCTTGATAAATTAATAAAATCTATTGCAATTTTGAAAAAAGATTTTCCTAATATCAAATTTACAATTGTAGGTGATGAAATAAAAGGTAGATTATTAGGAGATGTTGGTTACAAAAAACAATTAGAAATTTTAATAACTAAATTAAATTTAGATGAAAATATTAATTTTGTAGGATGGACTACTGATAATGCATTATGGGAATATTATAGTAAGTCTGATTTATTTTTGTTTGGTTCTACATATGAAAATTTTGGTAGACCACTTTTAGAAGCAGCCTTCTTTAGAATTCCATTGGTTTCAACAAATGTGGGTGTAGCTAGAGATTTGATTGGAGACGATCAAGGTGGAATCATTTTAAAAAATCTAGATGAACAATATGTCTCTGATAATATAAAGGAGTTATTAACAAATGAGAAAAAATATCAAAAAGCATCAAAACATGTTAAATCATCTGCAAATAATTTTTCAATAAAAAATGTATGTGATAAATATGAAAAAATTTTTCAGGAAGTTATAAAAAATTGA
- a CDS encoding FkbM family methyltransferase, translating into MNQPKKITLNAYRKILRQFSFGWGISKYWPFRKILKQIESSFIESSVKLQDHVMYLDQNDNLGLSINPVYGESDTKIVKQIIKPGDVVMDIGANIGYFTLIFAKLVENSGKVFSFEPEFKNFKILKKNIEVNGYSNVVLEQKIVSNNDGQTTLYISDKAGSHRIHQPDNYVESIDIDCISLDNYAQRNSIKKIDFIKIDVEGAEFNVLQGLQKIINSNKNITLLVEFSPNQIKSCGIKPTDMINFLKENNFKIYFTQIQNNQTQLVEFEKISTLKNYENKTINLLCSRLSLNNMF; encoded by the coding sequence ATGAATCAACCAAAAAAAATTACTTTGAATGCTTATAGGAAAATTTTACGTCAATTTAGCTTTGGTTGGGGTATTTCAAAATATTGGCCATTTAGGAAAATCCTAAAACAAATTGAGTCATCATTCATTGAAAGTTCTGTTAAACTTCAAGATCACGTAATGTATTTGGATCAAAATGATAATCTTGGATTATCCATAAATCCTGTATATGGTGAATCTGATACAAAAATCGTAAAGCAAATTATCAAACCAGGTGATGTTGTAATGGATATTGGTGCAAATATAGGATATTTTACATTAATTTTTGCAAAACTTGTAGAAAATTCTGGAAAAGTATTTTCTTTTGAACCTGAATTTAAAAATTTTAAAATATTAAAAAAAAATATTGAAGTTAATGGTTACTCTAATGTTGTTTTAGAGCAAAAAATTGTATCTAACAATGATGGACAAACAACATTATACATTTCAGACAAGGCAGGCAGTCATAGAATACACCAACCTGATAATTATGTTGAATCAATTGATATTGACTGTATTTCATTAGATAACTATGCTCAACGAAATTCTATAAAGAAAATTGATTTTATAAAAATTGATGTAGAAGGTGCTGAATTTAATGTACTACAAGGATTACAAAAAATAATAAATTCAAATAAAAATATCACCTTGCTAGTAGAATTTAGTCCAAATCAAATTAAAAGCTGTGGAATAAAACCCACAGATATGATAAATTTCCTAAAAGAAAATAATTTTAAAATTTATTTTACACAGATTCAAAATAATCAAACTCAATTAGTTGAATTTGAAAAAATTTCTACATTGAAAAATTATGAAAATAAAACAATTAATCTGTTGTGTAGTAGATTATCATTAAATAACATGTTCTAA
- a CDS encoding B12-binding domain-containing radical SAM protein, protein MKYKQILLTRPPTGSNALQGGSDADPHPQPPLGLAYLAGVLDRLPDVNVLDILDGNFSENYVYDVTMAVKKHNPDLVGFSAFTPFANPALEAAEAVKKVNSNILTVLGGPHAVLADITLQKCPSLDIISYDESEGQIEEIVLGHPLEDIPGLFIRKDGKTIPTKPRSYIKNMDDLPYPAYDKLPHFPDGYHPHPPKSTGKKWCSIMWSRGCPFFCNYCNRENSFGLQFRNQSPEYVVDHIKYLHSEYGIEELTFYDDVMSLNRKATMKLLDAMTPENLGFNLVWDAETRVDLVDQEMLFAMKKAGCRMMSYGIEHGEFIHEIKGGTATLEQAENAVKWTHNAKIETVGYFMIGLPKETPETIRKTIDFAKKLNCTYAQFAITMPFPGNKLYDEAVKSGLIQLDDTWDKFVYSGIGTGGVQAPVLTTQTLSADDLAMWAKKAYHEYYFRPSYIFQKMLKIRSLDDLKMYYNGYRMLKKDTA, encoded by the coding sequence ATGAAATATAAGCAAATTCTCTTAACAAGACCTCCTACTGGATCAAATGCATTACAAGGAGGTTCAGATGCTGATCCTCACCCTCAACCCCCATTAGGCTTAGCATATCTTGCTGGAGTACTAGATAGATTACCTGATGTTAATGTTTTAGATATTTTGGATGGAAATTTTTCTGAAAATTATGTTTACGATGTAACAATGGCAGTAAAAAAACATAATCCTGACTTAGTTGGATTTAGTGCATTCACCCCATTTGCAAATCCAGCTTTAGAAGCAGCTGAGGCAGTTAAGAAAGTCAATTCAAATATCTTGACTGTTTTAGGAGGACCACATGCAGTCTTAGCTGACATTACATTACAGAAGTGTCCCTCTTTGGATATTATTTCATATGATGAGAGTGAAGGACAAATTGAAGAAATAGTTTTAGGCCATCCACTTGAAGATATACCTGGACTATTCATTCGAAAAGACGGTAAAACAATTCCAACAAAACCACGTTCTTACATAAAAAATATGGATGATTTACCATATCCTGCATATGATAAATTACCTCATTTTCCTGATGGTTATCATCCACATCCACCAAAAAGTACTGGTAAAAAATGGTGTAGTATAATGTGGAGTAGGGGATGCCCTTTCTTTTGCAATTACTGTAATAGAGAAAATAGCTTTGGTTTGCAATTTCGAAATCAATCACCTGAATACGTAGTTGATCATATCAAATATCTTCATTCAGAATATGGTATAGAGGAACTGACATTTTATGACGATGTAATGTCTCTCAATAGAAAAGCTACAATGAAACTTTTGGATGCTATGACACCTGAAAATCTTGGGTTTAATTTAGTGTGGGATGCTGAAACACGAGTTGATTTAGTAGATCAAGAAATGCTTTTTGCAATGAAAAAAGCAGGATGTAGAATGATGTCTTATGGAATTGAACATGGTGAATTTATTCATGAGATTAAAGGAGGAACTGCTACTTTAGAGCAAGCTGAAAATGCTGTAAAATGGACACATAATGCAAAAATTGAAACTGTTGGATATTTTATGATCGGTTTACCTAAAGAAACTCCTGAGACAATTCGTAAAACAATAGATTTTGCAAAAAAACTAAACTGTACTTATGCACAATTTGCAATAACTATGCCATTCCCTGGAAATAAGTTATACGATGAGGCAGTAAAGTCAGGTTTAATCCAGTTAGATGACACTTGGGATAAATTCGTATATTCTGGTATTGGTACTGGCGGTGTCCAAGCACCTGTACTTACAACACAAACACTATCTGCTGATGATTTAGCAATGTGGGCCAAAAAGGCATATCATGAATATTACTTTAGACCTTCATACATATTTCAAAAAATGTTAAAAATTAGATCATTAGATGATCTTAAAATGTACTATAATGGCTATAGAATGCTTAAAAAAGATACAGCGTGA
- the wecB gene encoding non-hydrolyzing UDP-N-acetylglucosamine 2-epimerase, whose protein sequence is MKVMSISGTRPEIIKQSRIYAKLDENFDHVMVFTNQNYTPELSDIFFSDLGVRKPDYNLKINTDGFGSEVADIISKTEQVMIKEKPDVLVLLGDVNSGLSAISAAHLGIKIVHLEAGMRSYDKRMPEEKNRVLIDHIATVNLPYIQYCRENLIRENIHPASIYVVGNPIFEVINYYLPKIEASTILKKLKLDSNEFVLVTAHRSENVDNPKTLKNILQGLDQINKQLGKRIIYPMHPRTKSKLKKKDIPKSIEIIKPLGFFDFSKLEQNAFCYVTDSGTLPEDALIYKKPCVIIRESSERPEFIEAGCNILSGLDPKNIVESVKTITSAVIDWKWDNSLGDGKTSSKVVNIIKGKLIRIPSKF, encoded by the coding sequence ATGAAAGTAATGTCTATTTCTGGTACACGTCCTGAAATAATTAAACAAAGTAGAATTTATGCAAAATTAGATGAAAATTTTGATCATGTAATGGTATTTACAAATCAAAACTATACTCCAGAACTAAGTGATATTTTCTTTTCAGATTTAGGAGTTAGAAAGCCTGATTATAATTTAAAAATTAACACAGATGGATTTGGTTCTGAGGTTGCAGATATAATTTCTAAAACAGAACAAGTCATGATCAAAGAAAAACCTGACGTTTTAGTATTATTAGGTGATGTAAATAGTGGATTATCTGCAATCTCTGCTGCTCATTTGGGAATAAAAATTGTACATCTTGAAGCTGGAATGAGATCATATGACAAAAGAATGCCTGAAGAAAAAAACAGAGTGTTAATAGATCATATTGCAACTGTAAATTTACCATATATTCAATATTGTAGAGAAAATTTGATTAGAGAAAACATTCATCCTGCAAGTATCTATGTAGTAGGTAATCCTATCTTTGAAGTGATAAATTATTATTTACCAAAAATTGAAGCAAGTACAATTCTAAAAAAATTAAAACTTGACTCTAATGAATTTGTTTTAGTAACAGCACATCGTAGTGAAAATGTAGATAATCCAAAAACACTAAAAAATATTTTGCAAGGCCTAGATCAAATAAATAAACAACTAGGAAAAAGAATCATTTATCCAATGCATCCAAGGACAAAAAGTAAATTAAAAAAGAAAGATATTCCAAAATCTATTGAAATTATTAAGCCATTAGGGTTTTTTGACTTTTCTAAATTAGAACAAAATGCTTTTTGTTACGTAACTGATTCTGGAACACTTCCTGAGGATGCATTAATTTACAAAAAACCATGCGTAATTATTAGAGAAAGTTCTGAAAGACCAGAATTTATTGAGGCTGGGTGTAATATTTTGTCAGGTTTAGATCCTAAAAATATTGTAGAATCTGTAAAAACAATTACGTCTGCAGTAATTGATTGGAAATGGGATAATTCATTAGGCGATGGTAAAACCTCGTCCAAGGTTGTAAATATTATCAAAGGTAAATTAATTAGAATACCATCAAAGTTTTAG
- a CDS encoding SDR family NAD(P)-dependent oxidoreductase translates to MDYSSVLNNKNILITGGTGSFGHQMITELMRYKPKSIRIFSRDEDKQHNLKQELLDNPILKKIQFVIGDVRDYERIFSVTKGIDIIFHAAALKQVPSVEAHPYEAVKTNITGAFNVVTAAVAQKVKNVIAVSTDKAVKPVNAMGMTKALQEKLILSDEITKDKTIFCCVRYGNVLGSRGSVIPLWDKRLDQNKPLPITHQDMTRFMLTLSQAIDLVFYSLKNSKGGEIFVKKAPATKMISLARAYAELKTGKKNYPLEYIGIRAGEKIDEVLVSEEEMRHVEEKKDHFVIKRENEIDNSFVKKSTKFIEYGSGTIPHLNTEELKILMKKLKWVA, encoded by the coding sequence TTGGATTATTCATCAGTTCTAAATAACAAAAATATTTTGATTACTGGTGGAACGGGTAGTTTTGGGCATCAAATGATTACAGAATTGATGCGATACAAACCAAAATCAATTAGAATTTTTAGCAGAGATGAAGACAAACAACATAATTTGAAACAAGAATTATTAGATAATCCTATTTTAAAGAAAATTCAATTTGTAATAGGTGATGTAAGGGATTATGAACGGATTTTTTCAGTAACAAAAGGAATTGATATTATTTTTCATGCTGCTGCATTGAAACAAGTTCCATCAGTTGAAGCACACCCATATGAAGCTGTTAAAACGAATATCACAGGAGCTTTTAACGTAGTAACTGCTGCAGTTGCACAAAAAGTAAAAAATGTAATTGCAGTAAGTACTGATAAAGCAGTTAAGCCAGTTAATGCAATGGGAATGACAAAAGCATTACAAGAAAAATTAATTCTTTCAGATGAAATCACCAAAGATAAAACAATTTTTTGTTGTGTAAGATATGGAAATGTCTTAGGAAGCAGAGGTAGTGTTATTCCTTTATGGGATAAACGATTGGATCAGAATAAACCCTTGCCAATTACTCATCAAGATATGACAAGATTTATGCTAACATTAAGTCAAGCAATTGATTTAGTTTTTTATTCTTTGAAAAATAGTAAAGGTGGAGAAATTTTTGTTAAAAAAGCACCTGCAACAAAAATGATTAGTTTAGCACGTGCATATGCAGAATTAAAAACTGGAAAAAAGAATTATCCATTAGAGTATATTGGAATTCGAGCAGGAGAAAAAATTGACGAAGTGTTAGTATCAGAAGAAGAAATGCGACATGTTGAAGAAAAAAAGGATCATTTTGTTATTAAACGAGAAAATGAAATTGATAATAGTTTTGTTAAAAAATCCACAAAATTTATTGAGTATGGATCAGGTACAATTCCTCATCTAAATACTGAAGAATTGAAAATATTAATGAAAAAACTCAAGTGGGTTGCATAA
- a CDS encoding glycosyltransferase family 2 protein, with protein MKIAVGLPAYNEEKNIASIITKLEKIADIVIVCDDGSSDLTGKIATKMGAMVITHEKNKGYGAAIRSLFLKSKDLDVDILVTFDADGQHSIDDISKVIQPIIDKKSDLVIGSRFLDESKDDIPSYRKTGIQIITKLTNTTLKEKIKDSQSGFRAYSKDVLSKILPSDSGMGVSSELLIKASNNDFKIAEIPIKISYEGDTSTHHPVSHGMSVTLSTLKFISIEHPLKFYGIPGLAFLFIGLFFTVWTLQLFSETREIITNISLLAIGTIIFGTMLFMTSIILYSIVNLVRERN; from the coding sequence TTGAAAATCGCTGTTGGACTTCCTGCATATAATGAAGAAAAAAATATTGCCTCAATAATTACAAAATTAGAAAAAATTGCAGATATTGTAATTGTATGTGATGATGGCTCTTCAGATTTAACAGGTAAAATTGCAACAAAAATGGGTGCTATGGTAATCACTCATGAAAAAAATAAAGGATATGGTGCAGCAATTAGATCATTATTTTTAAAATCAAAAGATCTTGATGTTGATATTTTAGTTACATTTGATGCAGATGGTCAACATAGTATTGATGATATTTCCAAAGTTATCCAACCAATTATTGATAAAAAATCTGATCTAGTAATTGGATCGAGATTTCTTGATGAAAGCAAAGATGATATTCCATCATATAGAAAAACTGGAATACAAATTATTACAAAATTAACAAACACTACATTAAAAGAAAAAATTAAAGATTCTCAAAGTGGTTTCAGAGCATACAGTAAAGATGTTTTATCAAAAATACTTCCTTCCGATAGCGGTATGGGGGTTTCTAGTGAATTACTTATCAAAGCAAGTAATAATGACTTTAAAATTGCTGAAATTCCAATTAAAATCTCATATGAAGGTGATACATCAACACATCATCCAGTTTCTCATGGAATGTCAGTAACTCTAAGTACTCTAAAATTCATTTCTATAGAGCATCCTCTAAAATTTTATGGAATTCCTGGATTGGCCTTCTTATTTATTGGATTATTTTTTACAGTTTGGACTTTACAACTTTTTTCTGAGACTCGAGAGATTATAACAAATATTTCATTATTGGCAATTGGAACTATAATTTTTGGAACCATGCTGTTCATGACTTCCATAATCTTGTATTCTATTGTTAATTTGGTTAGAGAGAGAAATTAA
- a CDS encoding SDR family oxidoreductase — protein MTVLITGGENSLSLELKKIYSNALIPTKELDLSNKANIESFFKKNKFDTIIHNESLLNVRLCEDEKELALKVNVTHTKNLVDVLQNKNCNIQFLHISTPCIFDGFDGMYAESSPAKPVNFYGQTRLMAEKEVSKLSNYSILRTNYVSKEKWPYPKAFSDRFGTYLFPKQVAQGIYDIQTDGKKGIIHIVGDRKISMFELAKIMTPEIQSMTIDDYFGPPLTMDMSLDSKKWKKYTISIE, from the coding sequence ATGACAGTTCTAATCACTGGTGGAGAAAATTCTTTATCGTTAGAATTAAAAAAAATCTATAGTAATGCCTTAATTCCTACTAAAGAATTAGATTTATCAAACAAAGCAAATATTGAATCATTTTTTAAAAAAAACAAATTTGATACAATTATTCATAATGAATCTTTGTTAAATGTAAGATTATGTGAAGATGAAAAAGAACTTGCATTAAAAGTAAATGTAACCCACACAAAAAATCTAGTTGATGTACTTCAAAATAAAAATTGTAATATACAATTTCTACACATTAGTACTCCATGTATTTTTGATGGCTTTGATGGAATGTATGCCGAATCCTCCCCTGCAAAACCTGTAAATTTTTATGGTCAAACAAGATTAATGGCTGAAAAAGAAGTTTCAAAATTATCGAATTATTCAATTTTGAGAACAAACTATGTTAGTAAAGAAAAATGGCCATACCCCAAAGCATTTTCAGACAGATTTGGAACATACCTCTTTCCAAAACAAGTAGCACAAGGAATCTATGATATTCAAACAGATGGAAAAAAAGGGATTATTCACATTGTAGGTGATAGAAAAATATCTATGTTTGAATTAGCAAAAATAATGACTCCTGAAATTCAATCAATGACTATTGATGACTATTTTGGTCCTCCATTAACTATGGATATGAGTTTAGATTCAAAAAAATGGAAAAAATATACAATTTCTATTGAATAA
- a CDS encoding glycosyltransferase, giving the protein MNILIIHEIDWINKVIFEPHHLAELFSMQDNHVFVIDCRDPTPKKFFSSLHTEIIPNFHRVYDDGKITLIRPPSISIKGLNRFSYFFNCKNIIRNTILENNIDVVLLYGTATNGVQTIEAASELNIPVFYRLLDITHSLVKTPIVRQLAKKYEKKVIRKSTKVLPIIPDLKRYALEMDAVESNTEVFPLGINRKLFKKLPKNEKILHELGFDSADKIILFIGTLFEFSGLEKIIKNFNLILEQNPNTKLLIVGGGYLFDRLESLIKKNHLESNVKMTGFLPQQILAEYLSLANICIQPFETNYITNRILPSKILEYFACGKPVLSTPLEGTVEILPDQSFGIVYATEDKFVESLSELLFDEKKLNELGQHGYDYVIKNHDWNILSKILIEKFQSAIS; this is encoded by the coding sequence ATGAATATTTTAATAATTCATGAAATAGATTGGATAAACAAAGTAATTTTTGAACCTCATCATTTAGCTGAACTATTTTCTATGCAAGATAACCATGTTTTTGTAATTGATTGTAGGGATCCTACTCCAAAAAAATTCTTTAGTTCACTACATACTGAAATAATTCCAAATTTTCATAGGGTATATGATGATGGAAAAATCACTTTAATCAGACCTCCATCAATTAGCATAAAGGGATTAAATAGATTCAGTTATTTTTTTAATTGTAAAAACATCATTCGAAATACAATTCTTGAAAATAATATTGATGTGGTTTTACTTTATGGTACTGCTACAAATGGAGTTCAAACTATTGAGGCTGCTAGTGAATTAAACATACCCGTGTTCTATAGACTTCTTGATATTACACATAGTTTAGTTAAAACTCCAATTGTTAGACAATTAGCAAAAAAATATGAGAAAAAAGTAATCAGAAAATCAACTAAAGTATTGCCAATTATTCCTGATCTCAAACGATATGCACTTGAAATGGATGCCGTTGAATCTAACACTGAAGTCTTTCCTTTGGGTATTAATAGAAAATTATTCAAAAAATTACCCAAGAATGAAAAAATATTACATGAATTAGGATTTGATTCAGCAGATAAAATTATTCTTTTTATAGGAACACTTTTTGAATTTTCAGGATTAGAAAAAATAATTAAAAATTTTAATCTTATTTTAGAACAAAATCCGAATACTAAACTGCTGATTGTAGGAGGTGGCTATCTATTTGATCGTCTTGAATCGTTGATAAAGAAAAATCATTTAGAGTCAAATGTAAAGATGACTGGGTTTTTACCACAACAAATTTTAGCTGAATATTTATCGCTTGCAAATATTTGTATTCAACCATTTGAAACTAATTATATAACAAATAGAATTTTGCCTAGTAAAATATTGGAATATTTTGCATGCGGTAAACCCGTATTGTCTACACCCTTAGAAGGTACTGTGGAGATTTTACCTGATCAAAGTTTTGGAATTGTTTATGCGACAGAGGATAAATTTGTTGAAAGCCTTTCTGAATTATTATTTGATGAAAAAAAATTAAATGAATTAGGACAACATGGATATGATTATGTTATTAAAAACCACGATTGGAATATCTTATCAAAGATATTGATTGAAAAATTTCAGTCTGCTATATCATAA